One genomic window of Syngnathoides biaculeatus isolate LvHL_M chromosome 13, ASM1980259v1, whole genome shotgun sequence includes the following:
- the rgs20 gene encoding regulator of G-protein signaling 20 isoform X2, whose product MGSEPMEMRKRQMSVQQESAAGGTAPAHQGQPGQANPRGSNACCFCWCCCCSCSWNEDRDERNRKASYDVKEGAADCEDCPKPTLEEVCSWAQSFDKLMSCPAGRNSFRQFLRTEFSEENMLFWLACQEFAKESNKGSVEEKARIIYEDYISILSPKEVSLDSRVRESINRNMQEPTLHTFDDAQLQIYTLMQRDSYPRYMNSPSYKNLLNALSEQSPES is encoded by the exons ATGGGATCAGAGCCGATGGAGATGCGAAAGAGGCAGATGTCGGTGCAGCAGGAGTCGGCAGCGGGGGGGACCGCACCGGCCCACCAGGGCCAGCCGGGCCAGGCCAACCCACGGGGGTCCAACGCTTGTTGCttctgctggtgctgctgctgtaGCTGCTCTTG GAACGAGGACAGAGATGAGAGGAACCGGAAGGCATCGTACGACGTCAAAGAAGGGGCCGCGGACTGTGAAGACTG CCCCAAGCCCACCCTGGAGGAGGTGTGCTCGTGGGCCCAGTCCTTCGACAAGCTCATGAGCTGCCCGGCCGGACGCAACTCCTTCCGCCAGTTCCTGCGCACCGAGTTCAGCGAGGAGAACATGCTCTTCTGGCTCGCCTGCCAAGAGTTCGCCAAGGAGAGCAACAAGGGCTCCGTGGAGGAGAAGGCTCGCATCATCTACGAGGATTACATCTCCATCCTCTCTCCGAAAGAG GTGAGCCTAGACTCGCGGGTGCGCGagtccatcaaccggaacatgCAGGAGCCCACGTTGCACACGTTCGACGACGCCCAGCTACAGATCTACACGCTCATGCAAAGAGACTCGTACCCGCGCTACATGAACTCCCCGTCCTACAAAAACCTGCTCAACGCTCTGTCCGAACAGTCGCCCGaatcttaa
- the tcea1 gene encoding transcription elongation factor A protein 1 isoform X1: protein MGKREEEEIIRIAKKMDKMAQKKNGSGALDLLKELRSVPMTLELLQSTRIGMSVNAIRKQSTDEEVTSLAKSLIKSWKKLLDEPASGDKSSDDKRKDTAPVSPSQGSPEAKEESSSSSNSSGKSEHADVSTNSLINTFPRAPGTSDSIRIKCREMLSNALQAGDDYIAIGADCDELGAQIEECIFQEFKNTDMKYKNRVRSRISNLKDMKNPNLRRTVLCGSVTPERMAKMTAEEMASDELKEMRKNLTKEAVRDHQMATTGGTQTDLFTCGKCKGKSCTYTQVQTRSADEPMTTFVFCNQCGNRWKFC, encoded by the exons ATGGGCAagcgggaggaagaggagatcATTCGAATcgcgaagaaaatggacaaaatggcGCAGAAGAAAAACGGG TCCGGTGCTTTGGACCTGCTTAAAGAGCTACGCAGTGTCCCCATGACCCTGGAGTTACTTCAG TCGACCAGAATTGGGATGTCTGTCAACGCTATCCGCAAGCAGAGCACAGATGAGGAGGTGACATCTCTAGCCAAGTCTTTGATCAAGTCATGGAAGAAGCTTTTAG ACGAGCCTGCGAGCGGGGACAAATCCTCAGACGACAAGAGGAAAGATACAGCCCCTGTGTCTCCCTCGCAGGGAAGTCCAGAGGCGAAAGAAGAAAG CAGCTCCAGCAGTAACTCCAGCGGCAAGAGCGAGCACGCCGACGTCTCCACCAACTCGCTAATCAACACCTTCCCTCGCGCTCCCGGCACCTCCGACTCCATACGGATCAAGTGCAGAGAGATGCTGTCCAACGCGCTGCAGGCCGGAG ACGACTACATTGCCATTGGCGCCGACTGCGACGAACTCGGAGCTCAGATCGAGGAAT GCATATTTCAAGAGTTCAAGAACACAGACATGAAGTACAAGAACCGCGTGCGCAGCCGAATCTCCAACCTGAAGGACATGAAGAATCCCAACTTGAGGAGGACGGTGCTGTGTGGGAGCGTCACCCCCGAACGCATGGCCAAGATGACTGCAGAG GAAATGGCCAGTGACGAACTGAAAGAAATGAGGAAGAACCTGACAAAAGAGGCCGTCAGGGACCACCAGATGGCCACCACGGGGGGCACGCAGACAGATCTGTTCACGTGTGGCAAATGCAAGGGGAAATCTTGCACCTACACGCAG GTTCAAACCCGCAGTGCCGATGAGCCCATGACCACGTTTGTCTTCTGCAATCAATGTGGAAATAGATGGAAg TTCTGTTGA
- the tcea1 gene encoding transcription elongation factor A protein 1 isoform X2 — protein MGKREEEEIIRIAKKMDKMAQKKNGSGALDLLKELRSVPMTLELLQSTRIGMSVNAIRKQSTDEEVTSLAKSLIKSWKKLLDEPASGDKSSDDKRKDTAPVSPSQGSPEAKEESSSSNSSGKSEHADVSTNSLINTFPRAPGTSDSIRIKCREMLSNALQAGDDYIAIGADCDELGAQIEECIFQEFKNTDMKYKNRVRSRISNLKDMKNPNLRRTVLCGSVTPERMAKMTAEEMASDELKEMRKNLTKEAVRDHQMATTGGTQTDLFTCGKCKGKSCTYTQVQTRSADEPMTTFVFCNQCGNRWKFC, from the exons ATGGGCAagcgggaggaagaggagatcATTCGAATcgcgaagaaaatggacaaaatggcGCAGAAGAAAAACGGG TCCGGTGCTTTGGACCTGCTTAAAGAGCTACGCAGTGTCCCCATGACCCTGGAGTTACTTCAG TCGACCAGAATTGGGATGTCTGTCAACGCTATCCGCAAGCAGAGCACAGATGAGGAGGTGACATCTCTAGCCAAGTCTTTGATCAAGTCATGGAAGAAGCTTTTAG ACGAGCCTGCGAGCGGGGACAAATCCTCAGACGACAAGAGGAAAGATACAGCCCCTGTGTCTCCCTCGCAGGGAAGTCCAGAGGCGAAAGAAGAAAG CTCCAGCAGTAACTCCAGCGGCAAGAGCGAGCACGCCGACGTCTCCACCAACTCGCTAATCAACACCTTCCCTCGCGCTCCCGGCACCTCCGACTCCATACGGATCAAGTGCAGAGAGATGCTGTCCAACGCGCTGCAGGCCGGAG ACGACTACATTGCCATTGGCGCCGACTGCGACGAACTCGGAGCTCAGATCGAGGAAT GCATATTTCAAGAGTTCAAGAACACAGACATGAAGTACAAGAACCGCGTGCGCAGCCGAATCTCCAACCTGAAGGACATGAAGAATCCCAACTTGAGGAGGACGGTGCTGTGTGGGAGCGTCACCCCCGAACGCATGGCCAAGATGACTGCAGAG GAAATGGCCAGTGACGAACTGAAAGAAATGAGGAAGAACCTGACAAAAGAGGCCGTCAGGGACCACCAGATGGCCACCACGGGGGGCACGCAGACAGATCTGTTCACGTGTGGCAAATGCAAGGGGAAATCTTGCACCTACACGCAG GTTCAAACCCGCAGTGCCGATGAGCCCATGACCACGTTTGTCTTCTGCAATCAATGTGGAAATAGATGGAAg TTCTGTTGA
- the rgs20 gene encoding regulator of G-protein signaling 20 isoform X1, with amino-acid sequence MARPTWAEGWEVRPRWALRGFRRHRALMWQRMQRLTRACRRGVGCTLGYNDHDRDEQEMVCLEPMGSEPMEMRKRQMSVQQESAAGGTAPAHQGQPGQANPRGSNACCFCWCCCCSCSWNEDRDERNRKASYDVKEGAADCEDCPKPTLEEVCSWAQSFDKLMSCPAGRNSFRQFLRTEFSEENMLFWLACQEFAKESNKGSVEEKARIIYEDYISILSPKEVSLDSRVRESINRNMQEPTLHTFDDAQLQIYTLMQRDSYPRYMNSPSYKNLLNALSEQSPES; translated from the exons ATGGCCCGCCCTACCTGGGCTGAGGGGTGGGAGGTCAGGCCCAGGTGGGCCCTGCGGGGGTTCCGACGCCACCGCGCCCTCATGTGGCAGCGGATGCAGAGGCTGACGCGGGCGTGCCGCCGCGGCGTGGGCTGTACCCTCGGCTACAATGACCATGACCGCGACGAGCAGGAGATGGTGTGCCTTGAG CCCATGGGATCAGAGCCGATGGAGATGCGAAAGAGGCAGATGTCGGTGCAGCAGGAGTCGGCAGCGGGGGGGACCGCACCGGCCCACCAGGGCCAGCCGGGCCAGGCCAACCCACGGGGGTCCAACGCTTGTTGCttctgctggtgctgctgctgtaGCTGCTCTTG GAACGAGGACAGAGATGAGAGGAACCGGAAGGCATCGTACGACGTCAAAGAAGGGGCCGCGGACTGTGAAGACTG CCCCAAGCCCACCCTGGAGGAGGTGTGCTCGTGGGCCCAGTCCTTCGACAAGCTCATGAGCTGCCCGGCCGGACGCAACTCCTTCCGCCAGTTCCTGCGCACCGAGTTCAGCGAGGAGAACATGCTCTTCTGGCTCGCCTGCCAAGAGTTCGCCAAGGAGAGCAACAAGGGCTCCGTGGAGGAGAAGGCTCGCATCATCTACGAGGATTACATCTCCATCCTCTCTCCGAAAGAG GTGAGCCTAGACTCGCGGGTGCGCGagtccatcaaccggaacatgCAGGAGCCCACGTTGCACACGTTCGACGACGCCCAGCTACAGATCTACACGCTCATGCAAAGAGACTCGTACCCGCGCTACATGAACTCCCCGTCCTACAAAAACCTGCTCAACGCTCTGTCCGAACAGTCGCCCGaatcttaa